One stretch of Streptomyces sp. R21 DNA includes these proteins:
- a CDS encoding FAD-dependent monooxygenase, which yields MPKGAIIVGAGPVGLMLAGELRLGGVDVTVFEQLPAPSGESRGVGFTRRAAEVFEQRGLLARFGEVEWAQGHFGGVRIDFSQLEDNHFSVRGIPQFHTEEILGAWVDELGVDVRRSHEVLGYRESADGVVVEYQGPDGYGELAAHYLVGCDGARSLVRRLAGIDFPGWEPTRGMYMADLVGADVRRRPIGERVPGGMVMSFNLQNGVDRIVIHNESLRPPEDKSSLTFSVIADAWQEMTGEDLHDAEVRWVSSFTDTTRQAAEYRRGRVFLAGDATHIHMPAGAQGMSVGVQDAANLGWKLAADINGWAPPGLLDTFHAERHPVGQQLMRNTRAQTKLYLSGEEMEPLRAVMQELVADPGVARHLAGQVSGLDIRYDMGEGHHPRLGLRLRPDLPLKLADGSPSSVAGLLHPARGLLILTSAAPDAGRLREIAAPWASRLDVVAGDFTGEEAGRPDALHAVLVRPDGHIAWAAPDDADLTRALERWFGTA from the coding sequence ATGCCAAAGGGCGCAATCATCGTCGGCGCCGGGCCGGTCGGGCTGATGCTCGCCGGTGAACTGCGCCTGGGCGGCGTCGACGTCACCGTGTTCGAGCAACTGCCCGCCCCCAGCGGCGAATCCCGCGGCGTCGGCTTCACCCGCCGCGCCGCGGAGGTCTTCGAGCAGCGCGGACTGCTCGCCCGCTTCGGCGAGGTCGAATGGGCGCAGGGCCACTTCGGCGGCGTGCGCATCGACTTCTCCCAGCTGGAGGACAACCACTTCAGCGTCCGGGGCATCCCCCAGTTCCACACCGAGGAGATCCTCGGCGCCTGGGTGGACGAACTCGGCGTGGACGTGCGCCGTTCCCACGAGGTCCTGGGCTACCGCGAGAGCGCGGACGGCGTCGTCGTCGAGTACCAGGGCCCGGACGGCTACGGCGAACTGGCCGCCCACTACCTGGTGGGCTGCGACGGCGCGCGCAGCCTGGTGCGCCGCCTGGCCGGCATCGACTTCCCCGGCTGGGAGCCCACCCGCGGCATGTACATGGCCGACCTGGTGGGGGCGGACGTACGCCGCCGCCCGATCGGCGAACGCGTCCCCGGCGGCATGGTGATGTCCTTCAACCTGCAAAACGGCGTCGACCGCATCGTCATCCACAACGAATCCCTGCGCCCGCCCGAGGACAAGAGCAGCCTGACCTTCTCCGTCATCGCCGACGCCTGGCAGGAGATGACCGGCGAGGACCTCCACGACGCCGAGGTGCGCTGGGTCAGCTCCTTCACCGACACCACCCGCCAGGCCGCCGAGTACCGGCGCGGCCGCGTCTTCCTGGCCGGCGACGCCACCCACATCCACATGCCCGCCGGCGCGCAGGGCATGAGCGTGGGCGTGCAGGACGCCGCCAACCTCGGCTGGAAACTCGCCGCCGACATCAACGGCTGGGCCCCGCCCGGCCTGCTCGACACCTTCCACGCCGAACGCCACCCCGTCGGCCAGCAGTTGATGCGCAACACCCGCGCCCAGACCAAGCTCTACCTCAGCGGCGAGGAGATGGAACCGCTGCGCGCCGTGATGCAGGAACTCGTCGCCGACCCCGGCGTCGCCCGCCACCTGGCCGGCCAGGTCAGCGGCCTCGACATCCGCTACGACATGGGCGAGGGCCACCACCCCCGCCTGGGCCTGCGGCTGCGCCCCGACCTGCCCCTCAAGCTGGCCGACGGCAGCCCCTCCTCGGTGGCCGGCCTGCTGCACCCCGCCCGCGGCCTGCTGATCCTCACCTCCGCCGCCCCCGACGCCGGCCGGCTGCGCGAGATCGCCGCCCCCTGGGCGAGCCGCCTCGACGTCGTCGCCGGCGACTTCACCGGCGAGGAGGCCGGGCGCCCCGACGCGCTGCACGCCGTCCTGGTCCGCCCCGACGGCCACATCGCCTGGGCCGCCCCCGACGACGCGGACCTCACGCGGGCGCTCGAGCGCTGGTTCGGGACCGCTTGA